One Cryptomeria japonica chromosome 9, Sugi_1.0, whole genome shotgun sequence genomic window carries:
- the LOC131070582 gene encoding disease resistance protein TAO1 isoform X1 codes for MAEHFFSLCCCSCFGLLSSSQEDISSSLLPHEHSTTSSPSQPSEQEAIAGPSTANLTDFKNFLQKFNDISQIDGLIQVSEELLKIASGEESDEGSDSAKRSYIQDGQKILEMLDSRIGKCPETENSRDDAIAEIEKVFIEVLDGAEKIHTLGMALSMLGSVLARSSQMFDNESECLEVLRRMLNLGKQILGLNEQNPEQKEKLNEGVQCIVVGSSMCISQLARANVFRFLTATVNAESLKDFQVKIDHLYSDIQSLIQLEIVKRMSKNTPESQKLYAYQPAVGIESARESVIKLLDLNAQDAVSIVVVIYGFGGIGKTTLADAAYARIDLQSYKHCRIHMDQDCTKNDLQGLQQQILKDLFSENLQLKNCDEGRGILQSFLQESPNQPLFLYIDNALKSTDLEQLLPQGFGSCLPPKSRILVTTRNLHQMDIFVSRNIQSRKYVVSPVPETEARKILLEKVSEYNDENNIQKLLTMCGGVPLLLQLAGSQLAINPGNTKSMVSEMLQEGKEVKERDLSDRMVGFVYDRLLEPVQEAFLDITSYFCNWSSKYVARIVGEEEFRALEAASFIRTSKGGSVIVHDIVRARGKRLSEENIIKDPETLLECLKDEEKLKNLKGIFLIEDYSQPSIEINLDHLNYMSNSLRMLFYQGLEITFKEKCHKPFEQLKYLVIPHYVPDLPMEFEKLEHLFWYSGPLTEGMNLYEFPASLRTMDVHGSSENRAAYSRIPPKVTPASLLVQLSLYGFKNMQSLPDGVEKLTKLEHLSLKDCHQLKELPSKLIDLSNLIGLEISGYNKLKELPSDFGQLGNLTWLVLEGCSALIALPASFGHLISLKYLFLKKCSHLKKLPSNFGQLNNLEVLDLSYCSGLEELPSEVGQLTNLKRLDLRRCSKLEEWPLSFKDLREMEKIFLIGCSLKFKESMPLNIKGNNCIVYDEEDTEVSEESD; via the exons ATGGCCGAACATTTCTTTTCTTTGTGCTGCTGCTCTTGCTTCGGTTTACTCTCCTCTTCACAAGAAGACATCTCTTCATCCCTATTACCTCATGAGCATTCCACCACTTCTTCGCCTTCACAACCTTCCGAACAAGAAGCCATTGCTGGACCTTCCACTGCCAATCTGACTGATTTTAAGAATTTTCTACAGAAATTCAACGATATAAGCCAGATTGACGGTCTAATTCAGGTTTCAGAAGAGCTTTTGAAGATCGCG TCGGGAGAGGAGAGTGATGAAGGGTCTGATTCAGCCAAAAGATCTTATATCCAGGATGGCCAAAAGATCTTGGAGATGCTAGATTCACGCATTGGCAAATGTCCTGAAACG GAAAATTCTAGGGACGACGCAATTGCAGAGATAGAAAAAGTTTTTATAGAAGTGCTTGATGGCGCTGAGAAAATTCATACCCTAGGAATGGCACTTTCTATGTTGGGATCTGTATTGGCAAGATCTAGCCAGATGTTTGACAACGAAAGTGAGTGCCTTGAAGTTTTGAGAAGGATGCTTAATCTGGGGAAACAAATTCTGGGGTTGAATGAGCAAAATCCCGAGCAGAAGGAGAAACTAAATGAGGGAGTTCAGTGCATTGTTGTAGGAAGCAGCATGTGCATATCCCAACTTGCAAGAGCCAATGTTTTCAG GTTTCTTACTGCTACAGTGAATGCCGAAAGTTTAAAGGATTTTCAAGTCAAAATAGACCACTTGTATAGCGACATCCAATCCTTGATTCAACTTGAAATAgtgaaaagaatgtcaaagaatactCCAGAATCACAGAAACTCTACGCATACCAACCAGCAG TTGGAATTGAGAGTGCACGGGAAAGTGTAATTAAGCTTCTTGATTTGAATGCACAAGATGCAGTGTCAATTGTTGTGGTTATCTATGGCTTTGGAGGGATCGGGAAAACGACACTCGCTGATGCTGCTTATGCACGCATCGACCTCCAATCTTATAAACATTGCAGAATTCATATGGATCAAGATTGTACCAAGAATGATCTTCAGGGCCTCCAACAGCAGATTTTAAAAGATTTGTTCTCAGAGAACTTGCAATTGAAAAACTGTGATGAAGGTCGAGGAATTTTGCAATCTTTTTTACAAGAAAGTCCTAATCAGCCTTTATTTCTATACATTGACAATGCTCTCAAAAGTACAGATCTCGAGCAACTTCTGCCTCAAGGCTTTGGTAGTTGCCTTCCGCCAAAGAGTAGAATACTTGTCACTACTCGAAATCTCCACCAGATGGACATATTTGTCAGCAGGAACATTCAAAGCCGTAAATATGTTGTGAGTCCTGTTCCAGAGACAGAGGCCAGAAAAATTTTGTTGGAGAAAGTTTCAGAGTACAATGATGAAAACAATATACAGAAGCTCCTTACAATGTGTGGTGGTGTTCCGCTTCTACTACAATTAGCTGGTTCGCAGTTGGCTATAAATCCCGGAAATACAAAGAGTATGGTATCGGAGATGCTTCAAGAAGGAAAGGAGGTCAAAGAGAGAGATTTAAGCGACCGTATGGTTGGTTTTGTATACGACAGATTGTTAGAACCTGTTCAAGAGGCCTTTCTTGATATCACATCCTACTTTTGTAATTGGAGTAGTAAATATGTGGCAAGGATAGTTGGAGAGGAGGAATTCAGAGCTCTAGAAGCTGCATCATTCATCAGGACATCTAAAGGCGGTAGTGTGATTGTTCATGACATAGTTCGAGCAAGAGGGAAAAGGCTGTCGGAGGAAAACATTATCAAAGATCCTGAAACTTTATTGGAATGTTTGAAAGATGAAGAG AAACTCAAAAATTTAAAAGGTATCTTTTTAATTGAAGATTATAGCCAGCCTTCAATTGAAATTAATCTTGATCATCTTAATTATATGAGCAATTCGTTAAGAATGCTATTTTATCAAGGATTAGAAATAACATTCAAGGAGAAATGTCATAAACCATTTGAACAACTCAAATACCTTGTGATTCCTCATTATGTTCCTGATTTACCAATGGAGTTTGAGAAACTCGAGCATCTTTTCTGGTATAGCGGCCCATTGACTGAAGGCATGAATTTGTATGAG TTTCCTGCAAGCCTGCGCACTATGGATGTTCATGGCTCTTCTGAGAACAGAGCTGCATATTCTAGAATTCCTCCCAAAGTCACTCCAGCTTCTTTGCTTGTACAATTGAGCTTATATGGATTCAAAAATATGCAAAGTTTGCCAGATGGAGTGGAAAAGCTAACAAAGTTAGAGCACTTAAGTTTAAAGGATTGCCATCAGTTGAAGGAACTTCCATCTAAATTGATAGACCTAAGCAATCTGATAGGGTTGGAAATAAGTGGTTATAATAAATTGAAAGAGTTGCCTTCAGATTTTGGCCAACTTGGCAATTTAACATGGTTGGTATTAGAAGGTTGCTCTGCATTAATTGCATTACCTGCTAGTTTTGGGCATCTAATTTCTTTAaaatatttgtttttgaaaaaatgttCACATCTGAAAAAGTTACCTTCAAACTTTGGCCAGCTCAACAATTTGGAAGTGCTAGATTTGAGCTACTGTTCTGGGTTAGAAGAGCTGCCTTCAGAAGTTGGGCAACTTACAAATTTAAAAAGGTTAGATTTGAGGCGCTGTTCTAAGTTAGAAGAATGGCCATTAAGCTTCAAAGATCTCAGAGAGATGGAGAAGATATTTTTGATAGGCTGTTCTCTGAAATTTAAAGAATCAATGCCTCTTAATATTAAAGGAAATAATTGTATTGTGTATGATGAAGAAGACACAGAAGTATCAGAAGAATCTGATTAA
- the LOC131070582 gene encoding disease resistance protein RPV1 isoform X2: MAEHFFSLCCCSCFGLLSSSQEDISSSLLPHEHSTTSSPSQPSEQEAIAGPSTANLTDFKNFLQKFNDISQIDGLIQVSEELLKIASGEESDEGSDSAKRSYIQDGQKILEMLDSRIGKCPETENSRDDAIAEIEKVFIEVLDGAEKIHTLGMALSMLGSVLARSSQMFDNESECLEVLRRMLNLGKQILGLNEQNPEQKEKLNEGVQCIVVGSSMCISQLARANVFRFLTATVNAESLKDFQVKIDHLYSDIQSLIQLEIVKRMSKNTPESQKLYAYQPAVGIESARESVIKLLDLNAQDAVSIVVVIYGFGGIGKTTLADAAYARIDLQSYKHCRIHMDQDCTKNDLQGLQQQILKDLFSENLQLKNCDEGRGILQSFLQESPNQPLFLYIDNALKSTDLEQLLPQGFGSCLPPKSRILVTTRNLHQMDIFVSRNIQSRKYVVSPVPETEARKILLEKVSEYNDENNIQKLLTMCGGVPLLLQLAGSQLAINPGNTKSMVSEMLQEGKEVKERDLSDRMVGFVYDRLLEPVQEAFLDITSYFCNWSSKYVARIVGEEEFRALEAASFIRTSKGGSVIVHDIVRARGKRLSEENIIKDPETLLECLKDEEKLKNLKGIFLIEDYSQPSIEINLDHLNYMSNSLRMLFYQGLEITFKEKCHKPFEQLKYLVIPHYVPDLPMEFEKLEHLFWYSGPLTEGMNLYEFPASLRTMDVHGSSENRAAYSRIPPKVTPASLLVQLSLYGFKNMQSLPDGVEKLTKLEHLSLKDCHQLKELPSKLIDLSNLIGLEISGYNKLKELPSDFGQLGNLTCSTIWKC; encoded by the exons ATGGCCGAACATTTCTTTTCTTTGTGCTGCTGCTCTTGCTTCGGTTTACTCTCCTCTTCACAAGAAGACATCTCTTCATCCCTATTACCTCATGAGCATTCCACCACTTCTTCGCCTTCACAACCTTCCGAACAAGAAGCCATTGCTGGACCTTCCACTGCCAATCTGACTGATTTTAAGAATTTTCTACAGAAATTCAACGATATAAGCCAGATTGACGGTCTAATTCAGGTTTCAGAAGAGCTTTTGAAGATCGCG TCGGGAGAGGAGAGTGATGAAGGGTCTGATTCAGCCAAAAGATCTTATATCCAGGATGGCCAAAAGATCTTGGAGATGCTAGATTCACGCATTGGCAAATGTCCTGAAACG GAAAATTCTAGGGACGACGCAATTGCAGAGATAGAAAAAGTTTTTATAGAAGTGCTTGATGGCGCTGAGAAAATTCATACCCTAGGAATGGCACTTTCTATGTTGGGATCTGTATTGGCAAGATCTAGCCAGATGTTTGACAACGAAAGTGAGTGCCTTGAAGTTTTGAGAAGGATGCTTAATCTGGGGAAACAAATTCTGGGGTTGAATGAGCAAAATCCCGAGCAGAAGGAGAAACTAAATGAGGGAGTTCAGTGCATTGTTGTAGGAAGCAGCATGTGCATATCCCAACTTGCAAGAGCCAATGTTTTCAG GTTTCTTACTGCTACAGTGAATGCCGAAAGTTTAAAGGATTTTCAAGTCAAAATAGACCACTTGTATAGCGACATCCAATCCTTGATTCAACTTGAAATAgtgaaaagaatgtcaaagaatactCCAGAATCACAGAAACTCTACGCATACCAACCAGCAG TTGGAATTGAGAGTGCACGGGAAAGTGTAATTAAGCTTCTTGATTTGAATGCACAAGATGCAGTGTCAATTGTTGTGGTTATCTATGGCTTTGGAGGGATCGGGAAAACGACACTCGCTGATGCTGCTTATGCACGCATCGACCTCCAATCTTATAAACATTGCAGAATTCATATGGATCAAGATTGTACCAAGAATGATCTTCAGGGCCTCCAACAGCAGATTTTAAAAGATTTGTTCTCAGAGAACTTGCAATTGAAAAACTGTGATGAAGGTCGAGGAATTTTGCAATCTTTTTTACAAGAAAGTCCTAATCAGCCTTTATTTCTATACATTGACAATGCTCTCAAAAGTACAGATCTCGAGCAACTTCTGCCTCAAGGCTTTGGTAGTTGCCTTCCGCCAAAGAGTAGAATACTTGTCACTACTCGAAATCTCCACCAGATGGACATATTTGTCAGCAGGAACATTCAAAGCCGTAAATATGTTGTGAGTCCTGTTCCAGAGACAGAGGCCAGAAAAATTTTGTTGGAGAAAGTTTCAGAGTACAATGATGAAAACAATATACAGAAGCTCCTTACAATGTGTGGTGGTGTTCCGCTTCTACTACAATTAGCTGGTTCGCAGTTGGCTATAAATCCCGGAAATACAAAGAGTATGGTATCGGAGATGCTTCAAGAAGGAAAGGAGGTCAAAGAGAGAGATTTAAGCGACCGTATGGTTGGTTTTGTATACGACAGATTGTTAGAACCTGTTCAAGAGGCCTTTCTTGATATCACATCCTACTTTTGTAATTGGAGTAGTAAATATGTGGCAAGGATAGTTGGAGAGGAGGAATTCAGAGCTCTAGAAGCTGCATCATTCATCAGGACATCTAAAGGCGGTAGTGTGATTGTTCATGACATAGTTCGAGCAAGAGGGAAAAGGCTGTCGGAGGAAAACATTATCAAAGATCCTGAAACTTTATTGGAATGTTTGAAAGATGAAGAG AAACTCAAAAATTTAAAAGGTATCTTTTTAATTGAAGATTATAGCCAGCCTTCAATTGAAATTAATCTTGATCATCTTAATTATATGAGCAATTCGTTAAGAATGCTATTTTATCAAGGATTAGAAATAACATTCAAGGAGAAATGTCATAAACCATTTGAACAACTCAAATACCTTGTGATTCCTCATTATGTTCCTGATTTACCAATGGAGTTTGAGAAACTCGAGCATCTTTTCTGGTATAGCGGCCCATTGACTGAAGGCATGAATTTGTATGAG TTTCCTGCAAGCCTGCGCACTATGGATGTTCATGGCTCTTCTGAGAACAGAGCTGCATATTCTAGAATTCCTCCCAAAGTCACTCCAGCTTCTTTGCTTGTACAATTGAGCTTATATGGATTCAAAAATATGCAAAGTTTGCCAGATGGAGTGGAAAAGCTAACAAAGTTAGAGCACTTAAGTTTAAAGGATTGCCATCAGTTGAAGGAACTTCCATCTAAATTGATAGACCTAAGCAATCTGATAGGGTTGGAAATAAGTGGTTATAATAAATTGAAAGAGTTGCCTTCAGATTTTGGCCAACTTGGCAATTTAACATG CTCAACAATTTGGAAGTGCTAG